The following proteins come from a genomic window of Nicotiana tomentosiformis chromosome 12, ASM39032v3, whole genome shotgun sequence:
- the LOC104118145 gene encoding probable phosphopantothenoylcysteine decarboxylase, producing MEPITSEVEPIQVNNASRKPRILLAASGSVATIKFANLCHCFSKWAEVKAVATKASLHFIDKVLFPKDVVLYTDDDEWSTWKKVGDGVLHIELRRWADIMVIAPLSANTLGKIAGGLCDNLLTCIVRAWDYDKPLFVAPAMNTFMWNNPFTERHLMIIDELGISLIPPVPKRLACGDYGNGAMAEPSLIFSTVRHCLHSRSQSGSSTVS from the exons ATGGAGCCTATAACTTCAGAGGTCGAACCAATTCAAGTTAACAATGCTTCACGGAAACCTCGGATTCTGCTAGCTGCAAGTGGAAGCGTGGCAACAATCAAGTTTGCAAATCTATGTCATTGCTTTTCTAAATGGGCAGAAGTCAAAGCAGTTGCAACAAAAGCTTCTCTTCATTTCATAGACAAAGTGTTATTTCCAAAAGATGTCGTCCTTTATACTGATGACGATGAATGGTCCACTTGGAAGAAAGTAGGTGATGGCGTGCTACACATTGAGCTCCGTAGATGGGCTGATATCATGGTTATTGCCCCTCTGTCAGCAAATACGCTTGGAAAG ATTGCTGGTGGATTGTGTGATAACTTGCTGACCTGCATTGTGCGAGCATGGGACTATGATAAACCCCTCTTTGTGGCACCAGCCATGAATACATTTATGTGGAATAACCCATTCACCGAGCGGCACCTTATGATAATTGATGAGCTTGGCATCTCTCTTATACCACCGGTACCAAAGAGGTTAGCCTGTGGAGATTATGGAAATGGAGCAATGGCGGAGCCTTCTCTCATCTTCTCAACTGTAAGACACTGTTTACATTCACGATCACAATCGGGAAGCAGCACTGTATCATGA